The following are from one region of the Aspergillus chevalieri M1 DNA, chromosome 1, nearly complete sequence genome:
- a CDS encoding uncharacterized protein (COG:S;~EggNog:ENOG410PIY1), translating to MSQTATITPMAPPKVLHSTMQKAARPTNNLPQFLLDEAQIADKQSFDPQKHLSFEFPSKIYTMKEIGFEGRGVSPNAVTAPFQLFTAEAIRQMRAEIFSEPVLRDCRYTSAFVKNTIRGMGPARAPFTCDVWNSPEALAKISEVAGIDLIPAMDYEIAAINISVNDQTVTIKKDDAPNDDGLPVFAWHHDSYPFVCVTMLSDCTGMTGGETALKTASGEIMKVRGPAMGTAVVMQGRYIEHQALKALGGRERISMITSFRPKSPFVKDESVLTGVRPISNVSELYAQYTGYRIETLQERFRAFQKQELRRDQANRPFDPAAAKKFLTEQKEFLESTIAELLE from the exons ATGTCCCAGACGGCAACCATCACACCTATGGCTCCGCCCAAGGTGCTCCATTCTACGATGCAAAAAGCGGCTCGTCCAACCAACAACCTGCCTCAGTTCTTACTCGACGAAGCTCAGATAGCAGACAAGCAGTCCTTCGATCCACAGAAGCATCTTAGCTTCGAATTCCCTAGCAAGATCTACACAATGAAGGAGATTGGCTTTGAAGGGCGGGGCGTTTCCCCCAACGCAGTGACAGCGCCTTTCCAACTCTTCACTGCAGAAGCGATTAGGCAGATGAGAGCCGAAATTTTTAGCGAGCCAGTCCTGCGAGATTGTCGGTACACGTCAGCCTTTGTGAAAAACACCATCAGGGGAATGGGCCCTGC ACGAGCTCCATTTACCTGCGATGTATGGAACTCTCCAGAGGCTCTTGCCAAAATCTCGGAAGTGGCTGGCATCGACCTCATTCCTGCTATGGATTATGAGATCGCCGCTATCAACATTTCTGTCAATGATCAAACCGTGACAATCAAAAAGGACGACGCGCCGAACGACGATGGTCTGCCTGTTTTTGCATGGCACCATGATAGCTACCCATTTGTCTGTGTGACCATGCTTTCTGATTGCACCGGCATGACCGGTGGAGAGACTGCGCTGAAGACAGCCAGCGGGGAGATTATGAAAGTGCGCGGCCCTGCCATG GGTACTGCTGTTGTGATGCAAGGAAGATACATTGAGCATCAAGCATTGAAAGCACTCGGTGGTCGCGAACGTATCAGCATGATCACCTCATTCCGACCAAAGTCCCCGTTTGTCAAGGACGAGAGCGTCCTTACTGGGGTGCGTCCGATTAGCAATGTGTCGGAGCTATATGCCCAATACACGGGTTACCGAATCGAGACTCTCCAAGAGCGATTCCGAGCTTTTCAAAAGCAGGAACTAAGACGGGACCAAGCAAACCGTCCATTCGACCCCGCGGCTGCTAAGAAGTTCTTGACTGAGCAGAAAGAGTTCCTGGAGTCTACTATTGCGGAGCTCCTGGAGTAA
- a CDS encoding FAD-dependent oxidoreductase (COG:S;~EggNog:ENOG410PUZ0;~InterPro:IPR036188,IPR002938;~PFAM:PF01494;~go_function: GO:0071949 - FAD binding [Evidence IEA]): protein MSPYQSRIAIIGAGPAGLTLGLLLHKRAIPFTIFELRERPTDEELAKPSGMLDLHEESGLAAIRECGLFDQFLQLTGECAEAQKVADMHGNILHTDDGELSERPEISRHALTKLLGDSLPVENVKWGHKLLSVTNLTAAAGNDTVLDFGPHGKYAFDLVIGADGAWSRVRNLLTDVKPHYTGTQSITTTIHHITNKYPHLAALVGHGSFSALGLRHGVMAQRGPQDSARIYIFLTTADENFAISSGIAGQTAADAKNRLLSDDTLLGRFGPVIKELVRVACDEESMDNPGAAVDTKPLYTLPIGTLWEHNDSATLIGDAAHLMCPWAGEGVNLAMLDSLLLSRAVIKAHETARRNSVLFKDTLDALMKEFEKDMVMRSKEKAEETYSNGQMLFGEDGAKAFADFFLVVYQHVEGFRPLPRQL, encoded by the coding sequence ATGTCCCCATATCAATCAAGGATCGCCATTATTGGCGCCGGCCCTGCTGGCCTGACTCTCGGTCTTCTCCTCCACAAGCGTGCTATCCCATTCACCATCTTCGAACTCCGCGAAAGGCCCACCGATGAAGAACTAGCCAAACCATCCGGGATGCTAGACCTCCACGAAGAATCGGGTCTCGCTGCTATCAGAGAATGCGGACTATTCGACCAATTCCTGCAGCTTACTGGCGAATGTGCAGAAGCGCAAAAGGTCGCAGATATGCATGGCAATATCCTCCATACGGATGACGGGGAGTTGAGTGAACGGCCGGAGATTTCCCGCCATGCACTCACGAAGCTCTTGGGCGATTCTTTACCGGTTGAAAATGTTAAATGGGGACATAAACTTCTCTCTGTTACCAACCTCACGGCAGCAGCCGGCAACGACACCGTGCTTGACTTTGGTCCCCATGGTAAATATGCGTTCGATCTAGTCATCGGAGCCGATGGTGCGTGGTCTCGAGTCCGCAACTTATTAACGGACGTGAAGCCGCATTATACAGGAACACAGAGCATCACCACAACTATTCACCATATCACGAACAAGTACCCGCACCTGGCAGCACTCGTCGGCCACGGCAGCTTCTCAGCACTAGGCCTCCGGCACGGCGTCATGGCGCAGCGTGGACCGCAGGACTCAGCCCGTATCTATATCTTCCTAACGACAGCGGACGAAAACTTCGCCATTTCATCAGGAATAGCAGGACAGACAGCCGCGGACGCCAAGAACCGTCTTCTAAGCGACGACACGCTGCTTGGTCGCTTTGGTCCCGTCATCAAGGAGCTAGTGAGAGTCGCGTGCGACGAGGAATCTATGGACAACCCGGGTGCGGCTGTGGACACCAAGCCGCTGTATACGCTGCCGATTGGGACTTTATGGGAGCATAACGATAGCGCAACGCTGATCGGGGATGCGGCGCATTTGATGTGTCCGTGGGCTGGCGAGGGTGTCAACCTAGCTATGTTGGACTCCCTCTTGCTATCCCGTGCTGTCATTAAGGCACATGAGACTGCCAGGCGTAATTCTGTCTTGTTCAAAGACACACTAGATGCATTGATGAAGGAGTTCGAGAAAGACATGGTGATGCGCTCGAAGGAAAAAGCGGAAGAGACATACAGCAACGGGCAAATGCTGTTTGGTGAGGACGGGGCGAAGGCTTTTGCTGATTTTTTCCTCGTGGTCTATCAGCACGTTGAGGGGTTCAGGCCACTTCCTAGGCAATTGTGA
- a CDS encoding HpcH/HpaI aldolase family protein (COG:E;~EggNog:ENOG410PH1V;~InterPro:IPR005000,IPR015813,IPR040442;~PFAM:PF03328;~go_function: GO:0003824 - catalytic activity [Evidence IEA]) encodes MQAANRLQKSLRKREPAFGAWQMLPGTNLARVICRSSPSPDWLLVDLEHGNISDDSMHEIVAASAACGVSPIVRVPEGQSWMIKRALDSGAHGILVPVLETVQDAKNIVQYSKLPPVGTRGLESLLAVEKLVEQHPHGGKVKQLTGAKYAQQANDSLVIAVQIETKSALENVKEIAAVPGIDVLFIGPFDLGINIGRPISSPDQMDPELVDAIQSIHDAAQSAGKATGIYCDTGEQAREYANRGFHMVSAITDMIGIRKVFNQAFTATK; translated from the coding sequence ATGCAAGCAGCAAATCGTCTCCAGAAATCCCTCCGAAAACGAGAACCCGCCTTCGGAGCCTGGCAAATGCTCCCTGGCACGAACCTCGCCAGAGTTATATGCCGATCGTCACCAAGTCCCGACTGGCTCCTTGTCGACTTAGAGCACGGCAACATTTCAGACGATTCAATGCACGAGATAGTGGCCGCATCAGCAGCCTGCGGCGTCTCCCCCATCGTTCGTGTCCCCGAGGGTCAGTCCTGGATGATTAAGCGTGCCCTGGATTCTGGTGCGCACGGAATCCTTGTACCCGTTCTGGAGACAGTGCAAGATGCGAAGAACATAGTGCAGTACTCAAAGCTACCACCTGTTGGAACTCGAGGTTTGGAGAGTCTCCTTGCAGTGGAGAAGCTTGTTGAGCAGCATCCGCACGGCGGGAAAGTTAAACAGTTGACCGGCGCGAAATATGCACAGCAAGCCAACGACTCGCTGGTTATAGCGGTACAGATCGAGACGAAATCTGCCTTGGAGAATGTAAAGGAAATTGCTGCTGTTCCAGGCATTGATGTTTTGTTTATTGGCCCTTTTGACCTTGGCATCAATATTGGCCGTCCTATTTCTAGTCCGGATCAGATGGATCCGGAGCTTGTTGATGCCATTCAATCAATTCACGATGCTGCGCAATCAGCTGGTAAGGCTACAGGGATTTACTGCGATACCGGTGAGCAGGCGAGGGAGTATGCCAACAGAGGGTTTCACATGGTGAGCGCCATAACCGACATGATAGGGATTCGGAAAGTGTTCAATCAAGCTTTTACCGCGACAAAGTGA
- a CDS encoding uncharacterized protein (COG:E;~EggNog:ENOG410PJ18;~InterPro:IPR013057;~PFAM:PF01490;~TransMembrane:9 (i32-51o57-80i101-121o127-146i158-179o205-229i241-263o283-304i325-350o)), with protein sequence MGGEHIETYDAVFGDIIDEGPNYRNVGFTGTVILMLKTQLGIGVLSIPAAFNVLGMVPGVICLCAVAIITTWTNYVVGTFKIRHPEVYGIDDAGGLIFGKVGRVVLATAFCFSGILGISIGLNAVSTHGACTAIFVAISAVIGFGLASVRTLGRITWLAWIGLPCIIVAVFIVIIAVGIQDRPAAAPQIDTVWVSDYKLIGNPSFTTAITAVSSIVFAFSGTPGFFSIVSEMRNPHQYTHALLICQSTLAIIYIIIGCVIYHYCGSYVSSPALGSAGGNVKKISYGFALPGLIVTATIITHIPAKYIFVNALRGSRHLSSNTPTHWIAWFSCTFGVTTIAYIIASAIPVFDSLVSLVGSLLEKQACSGV encoded by the exons ATGGGTGGCGAGCACATTGAAACCTATGACGCTGTCTTTGGAGACATCATAGACGAAGGGCCTAACTATCGCAAC GTGGGATTTACTGGAACTGTTATTCTCATGTTGAAGACCCAGCTTGGCATAGGTGTCCTCTCTATTCCAGCTGCATTTAATGTCTTGGGTATGGTACCAGGTGTTATTTGTCTATGCGCTGTGGCTATCATTACCACCTGGACCAACTATGTTGTTGGAACCTTCAAGATTCGCCATCCAGAAGTATACGGTATCGACGACGCCGGGGGGTTAATATTTGGCAAAGTTGGCCGTGTGGTTCTTGCGACTGCATTCTGCTTCT CGGGTATTCTTGGGATATCGATTGGCCTCAATGCAGTCTCGACTCACGGCGCATGCACTGCTATATTTGTCGCCATTTCCGCTGTTATAGGATTTGGTCTTGCCAGTGTTCGGACACTGGGTCGAATCACCTGGCTTGCATGGATTGGGCTGCCGTGTATCATTGTTGCAG TTTTCATTGTCATCATTGCAGTTGGCATCCAAGATCGCCCTGCTGCTGCACCGCAGATTGACACTGTCTGGGTCTCTGACTACAAACTCATTGGCAATCCGTCCTTTACCACAGCTATCACAGCTGTATCTTCCATTGTCTTCGCATTCTCTGGTACTCCGGGCTTTTTCTCAATTGTGTCCGAAATGCGCAATCCCCATCAGTATACTCATGCTCTGCTCATCTGCCAGTCCACTCTGGCCATAATATATATCATAATTGGCTGCGTCATTTACCACTACTGTGGCTCTTATGTCTCATCACCAGCCCTTGGCTCAGCAGGCGGAAATGTGAAGAAAATCTCTTATGGATTTGCATTGCCAGGGTTGATTGTTACTGCAACCATCATCACACAT ATCCCAGCGAAATACATATTTGTGAACGCCCTCCGCGGCTCGAGACATTTATCCAGCAACACTCCAACCCACTGGATTGCTTGGTTCAGCTGTACCTTCGGGGTCACTACAATTGCATACATAATTGCCAGTGCCATTCCTGTCTTCGACTCACTGGTTTCGCTGGTTGGCTCTTTGCTTG AGAAGCAGGCCTGTAGTGGCGTGTGA
- a CDS encoding aldehyde dehydrogenase (COG:C;~EggNog:ENOG410PICX;~InterPro:IPR015590,IPR029510,IPR016161,IPR016162, IPR016163;~PFAM:PF00171;~go_function: GO:0016491 - oxidoreductase activity [Evidence IEA];~go_function: GO:0016620 - oxidoreductase activity, acting on the aldehyde or oxo group of donors, NAD or NADP as acceptor [Evidence IEA];~go_process: GO:0055114 - oxidation-reduction process [Evidence IEA]) has product MTIVPLSNPNGATITTSTTSTGKTPIPLLINNQSVVTDNQFSVHNPGTNQVADLCVGATVDDAIRAVDSAKAAFAPWSKTTPYARRDILLRAADIMQSRKEELIAYQMEETGAGRLFSEKTFDLGVSFMRDTAGRIPSIEGAVPSVSENGETAMVFKEPYGVILGIAPWNAPYILGTRSIILPLAAGNTVVLKGSELSPKCFWALGDIYREAGLPAGCVNVVYHKTSDAATVTNALIAHPAVRKINFTGSSHVGSIVAATAGKYIKPVLLELGGKAAAVVLDDANMEQAAMACTLGAFLHSGQVCMSTERIIVQRSIAGQFRQLLAETAEKVFGQHAPAPVLVASAAVERNKKLVADAVSKGASVLFGNPAAFETNPYSMRPLIVDGVTKDMDLYTTESFGPTVSLIEVDTEDDAVALANDSEYGLTSAVFTGNLFRGLRVARQIESGAVHINSLTIHDEPVLPHGGYKSSGLGRFGGTKGYEEFLQTKTVTWVEP; this is encoded by the exons ATGACCATCGTCCCCCTCAGCAATCCCAACGGTGCCACCATCACCActtccaccaccagcaccggcAAAACCCCTATTCCCCTTCTCATCAACAACCAATCCGTCGTAACAGACAACCAATTCAGCGTCCACAACCCCGGAACCAACCAAGTAGCCGACCTCTGCGTCGGCGCCACCGTCGACGATGCCATCCGCGCCGTCGACTCAGCCAAGGCTGCCTTTGCGCCCTGGAGCAAGACTACACCCTACGCCCGCCGCGACATCCTGCTCCGCGCGGCGGATATCATGCAGTCGCGGAAGGAGGAGTTGATTGCGTACCAGATGGAGGAGACGGGTGCTGGGCGGTTGTTCTCGGAGAAGACGTTTGATTTGGGTGTTTCATTCATGAGGGATACCGCGGGGAGGATTCCGTCGATTGAGGGTGCTGTTCCGTCTGTGTCGGAGAATGGGGAGACGGCAATGGTTTTTAAGGAGCCGTATGGTGTGATTTTGGGGATTGCGCCTTG GAACGCCCCGTATATCCTCGGAACCCGCTCCATTATCCTTCCCCTCGCAGCCGGAAACACTGTCGTCCTCAAAGGCTCTGAGCTCTCTCCCAAATGCTTCTGGGCTCTTGGCGATATCTACCGGGAAGCTGGTCTTCCCGCTGGTTGCGTGAACGTCGTCTACCACAAGACCTCTGATGCTGCGACTGTGACCAATGCGCTTATCGCGCACCCGGCTGTGCGCAAGATCAACTTTACTGGAAGCAGCCATGTTGGTTCGATTGTTGCTGCTACTGCGGGTAAATATATTAAGCCGGTGCTGCTGGAGTTGGGTGGAAAGGCCGCGGCTGTTGTCTTGGATGATGCCAATATGGAGCAGGCCGCTATGGCTTGCACGTTGGGTGCATTTTTGCAT TCCGGCCAAGTCTGCATGTCTACGGAGCGCATCATCGTCCAGCGCTCAATCGCAGGCCAATTCCGCCAACTGCTCGCCGAAACCGCCGAAAAGGTCTTTGGCCAGCACGCCCCCGCGCCCGTCCTTGTTGCCTCTGCCGCAGTTGAAAGGAACAAGAAACTCGTCGCGGACGCCGTCTCCAAGGGCGCCTCCGTGCTCTTCGGCAACCCCGCCGCCTTCGAAACCAACCCCTACAGCATGAGGCCCCTGATTGTGGACGGCGTCACCAAGGACATGGACCTCTACACGACAGAATCCTTCGGACCCACCGTTTCCCTGATCGAAGTCGACACCGAAGACGACGCTGTCGCATTGGCCAATGACTCCGAGTACGGCCTGACCTCTGCGGTGTTCACGGGTAACCTCTTCCGGGGACTGCGCGTGGCGAGACAGATCGAGTCTGGCGCTGTGCATATTAACTCGTTGACTATCCATGATGAACCTGTGTTGCCGCATGGTGGGTACAAGAGCAGTGGGCTTGGACGGTTTGGTGGTACAAAGGGATATGAGGAGTTTTTGCAGACGAAGACCGTTACTTGGGTGGAGCCGTGA
- a CDS encoding fungal specific transcription factor domain-containing protein (COG:S;~EggNog:ENOG410PU9K;~InterPro:IPR007219;~go_function: GO:0003677 - DNA binding [Evidence IEA];~go_function: GO:0008270 - zinc ion binding [Evidence IEA];~go_process: GO:0006351 - transcription, DNA-templated [Evidence IEA]), whose product MRVYGRGQQSHCIRKRRYLRDLERQVQDLKCAASTDNISPQSGARCSCTADAAGIPFDTAGSQSEASSSPQAIGYARSVWTSPFTLPSTTIKNTENNKRSWIWLAPSSMWSFTARLTVMLTEKLHHTFPNNAPTLLKREVYPLRWTCCAVDEPPDVNGLPSLDYAMHLVNTTKFHLGQNYRLFNEDVFISRLLGFYHGDATKIAAEDRLWFIQLLLVFSFGIAFRSGSKNSRGAPGSSFFIRAMSLMPDHASLWKYSVPAIETMALAGLYLYSVGERESGHIYIGQAVRIAQFEGLHTHLPEDQLGAETMSRCRNLWWTLYTIDSHFSSSVGLPTTTQDWNISTPINPPSTCSHQDVILSLQVKLSRLQSFIIATVYKSEKTQLGAFLETTRSILHTLAGYAEEVEKIIHAKFRNSVDRTPNGTRHITLLYHQCVIAATRPLLLSVLKERLDSLDHETENWQDFLVLTKTLISISIKSAEKALHILSEDDGLLEVFLPYDLEYTYSSSVHLAIANALFPSVVDGQTYSQKAHLILDEMINKGNKVAEVRKAELSHLESLLLELAARAELQGFQPLTLYSPKQSGTTSRNDSMVEEQPNREPVADHDMMVTPNPEPPRPREASLSGDIEFLNDIGVSSYEFYNIVDQIANSDLSYSILDSAPN is encoded by the exons ATGCGAGTTTACGGAAGGGGTCAACAAAGTCATTGTATCAGAAAG CGCAGATACCTTCGTGATTTAGAGAGGCAGGTCCAAGATCTTAAGTGTGCAGCTTCCACAGACAATATCTCTCCGCAGAGTGGAGCCAGGTGCAGTTGCACAGCTGATGCTGCAGGGATACCTTTCGATACTGCAGGGTCTCAATCGGAAGCTTCCTCATCGCCACAAGCAATTGGTTATGCGCGAAGCGTCTGGACAAGCCCGTTTACTTTACCGTCGACGACTATCAAGAATACTGAAAACAACAAAAGAAGTTGGA TTTGGCTAGCTCCGTCGTCAATGTGGTCGTTTACTGCTCGACTTACTGTCATGCTGACGGAGAAGTTGCACCATACGTTTCCCAATAATGCGCCTACTCTTTTAAAGAGGGAGGTCTATCCCCTTCGATGGACCTGTTGCGCTGTTGATGAACCACCCGATGTCAACGGCCTGCCATCCCTCGACTATGCTATGCATCTCGTCAATACAACAAAATTTCACTTGGGCCAGAATTATAGGCTCTTCAATGAAGATGTTTTCATCAGTCGCCTTCTGGGGTTCTATCATGGTGATGCTACGAAGATAGCAGCTGAAGATCGCCTATGGTTCATTCAACTTCTGTTAGTCTTCTCATTCGGGATTGCTTTCCGTTCAGGGTCGAAGAATTCTCGAGGTGCTCCAGGTTCAAGCTTCTTTATTCGTGCGATGTCTCTGATGCCAGATCATGCGTCACTTTGGAAATATAGTGTGCCAGCAATTGAGACTATGGCACTTGCCGGACTATATCTATACTCGGTTGGAGAAAGGGAGTCAGGACATATATAT ATTGGCCAGGCAGTGAGAATAGCGCAATTTGAAGGTTTGCACACTCATCTACCAGAGGATCAGCTTGGTGCTGAAACTATGTCCCGGTGTCGCAACCTGTGGTGGACTTTGTACACCATAGATAGCCACTTTTCCTCTTCTGTGGGACTGCCCACGACCACGCAGGACTGGAATATCAGCACCCCAATCAATCCGCCAAGCACATGCTCACACCAGGATGTCATTCTCAGCCTTCAAGTGAAGCTGTCACGCTTACAATCGTTTATCATTGCCA CTGTATACAAGTCAGAAAAGACACAGCTGGGCGCGTTCCTTGAAACAACAAGATCAATATTACATACACTGGCGGGATATGCGGAGGAGGTTGAAAAAATAATCCACGCCAAGTTTCGAAATTCTGTTGACAGGACGCCTAATGGGACGCGACATATCACATTGCTATATCATCAG TGTGTGATCGCTGCAACCCGGCCACTTCTCTTATCCGTTCTCAAAGAGCGGCTAGACAGCCTTGACCACGAGACGGAGAACTGGCAAGACTTTCTAGTTTTGACAAAGACATTGATTTCCATCAGTATCAAATCGGCTGAGAAAGCTCTTCATATATTATCTGAGGATGATGGCCTTCTCG AGGTATTCCTGCCATACGACCTCGAATATACATACTCATCCAGCGTGCATCTGGCTATTGCGAATGCACTTTTTCCGAGTGTAGTCGATGGCCAAACATACAGCCAGAAAGCACATCTGATTCTTGATGAGATGATAAACAAAGGAAACAAGGTTGCTGAAGTGCGAAAAGCAGAACTGTCTCACCTTGAAAGCCTACTCTTAGAGCTTGCCGCGCGCGCAGAATTACAGGGATTTCAGCCTCTTACGCTATACAGCCCCAAGCAGTCAGGGACGACATCCAGAAACGACAGCATGGTGGAAGAACAACCAAATAGGGAACCTGTGGCTGATCATGATATGATGGTTACGCCAAACCCCGAGCCTCCACGGCCTAGAGAGGCGAGCCTGTCAGGTGACATTGAGTTTCTCAATGACATTGGCGTTTCTTCTTATGAGTTCTACAATATTGTGGATCAAATAGCCAACTCGGACCTGTCTTACAGTATACTAGATTCTGCACCGAACTGA
- a CDS encoding 2-keto-4-pentenoate hydratase (COG:Q;~EggNog:ENOG410PVV3;~InterPro:IPR036663;~go_function: GO:0003824 - catalytic activity [Evidence IEA]), whose translation MHSSELRGIATVLRTARTNRTPIDPPTKSWPTLDAESGFEVQRIGAEEAVREGDRLVGYKLGNIAKVMQAAFGLDHPDYGFLLASTMVYEGTNVARKNYIKPYVELEPAFVLKGHLKGPNVTVADVINAIDYALPAIEMIDSRVRNWEIGLADTLADNGSTGTIILGSTPRRLTDLNLSNTRGTLHFNGRGVVSGNTGNILGNPISAVAWLVNRLSAYNIEFKPGQIIMPGSCLEATPMEESGHWSCTFEGWGTIEFDVI comes from the coding sequence ATGCACTCTTCTGAACTTCGCGGAATTGCCACTGTCTTGCGTACCGCACGCACCAATCGGACACCTATCGATCCTCCCACGAAGTCATGGCCTACTCTCGACGCCGAGAGCGGCTTCGAAGTCCAGCGAATTGGTGCCGAAGAAGCTGTGAGAGAAGGTGACCGCCTGGTAGGGTACAAGCTGGGAAACATTGCAAAAGTTATGCAGGCGGCATTTGGCCTTGACCACCCCGATTATGGCTTTCTCCTTGCCAGTACCATGGTATACGAGGGAACAAACGTGGCTCGAAAGAACTACATCAAGCCATATGTTGAGCTGGAACCAGCGTTTGTTCTCAAAGGTCATTTGAAAGGTCCGAACGTCACCGTGGCAGATGTAATCAATGCCATTGATTACGCCCTTCCTGCAATTGAAATGATCGATTCGAGAGTGAGAAACTGGGAAATCGGTCTGGCAGATACCCTAGCGGACAATGGCTCTACTGGAACAATTATCCTGGGCAGCACCCCCAGACGACTGACGGATCTGAACCTGAGCAACACCCGGGGCACTCTTCATTTCAATGGTCGCGGGGTAGTATCGGGCAACACTGGGAACATTCTTGGGAATCCAATCTCCGCTGTTGCATGGCTGGTAAACCGGCTCAGTGCTTACAATATCGAGTTCAAGCCGGGACAGATCATCATGCCTGGTAGCTGTCTGGAGGCGACCCCGATGGAGGAATCCGGACACTGGTCTTGCACCTTTGAGGGCTGGGGAACTATTGAGTTTGACGTTATTTAG